One part of the Nitrospira defluvii genome encodes these proteins:
- the rnd gene encoding ribonuclease D, which translates to MATLQPDQSFITSDDMLDALCDRLAESRVIAIDTEFMGEDHFIPRLELIQVAAEGVAAVIDFPAVQAGAPMARFWELVCEARIEKVLHAGRQDLELFAHHAGRLPKPFFDTQIAAAMVGYGAQTAYANLVQRVQGVKLDKAHTFTNWSQRPLSQEQLVYALDDVTFLLPIHRHLRQKLSVMGRLEWVDEEFSRLEVSLGAQARDPQERYQRIRGWDSLKPRAAGVLRDLAAWREGEARRRNVPRGRVMRDEVLVQLARQTPRTLEQLRSMRGMYSSEVERNGQALLATMQQALARPESEWPDVPRDRKPDPESTGILELLQAVLKSRAAVENIAPTMIATSGDLQALVERASPLEEPDIPVLRGWRRQLVGETLLHVLSGDLKVWIDPAVGKLRFGHLDRS; encoded by the coding sequence ATGGCCACATTACAACCGGACCAATCCTTCATCACCTCCGACGACATGCTCGACGCCCTCTGCGACCGCCTGGCGGAAAGCCGCGTGATCGCGATCGACACCGAATTCATGGGAGAGGACCATTTCATTCCGCGACTGGAACTGATTCAAGTCGCAGCAGAGGGCGTCGCGGCGGTCATCGATTTTCCCGCCGTTCAGGCCGGGGCGCCGATGGCTCGGTTCTGGGAACTCGTCTGCGAAGCCCGGATCGAAAAAGTCCTGCATGCCGGGCGGCAGGACCTTGAGCTGTTCGCGCACCATGCGGGCCGACTCCCGAAACCGTTCTTCGACACCCAGATCGCCGCCGCCATGGTCGGCTATGGTGCGCAGACCGCCTATGCCAACTTGGTGCAGCGGGTGCAGGGCGTCAAGCTCGACAAGGCGCATACGTTTACGAACTGGAGTCAGCGCCCGCTGAGTCAGGAGCAGTTGGTCTACGCGCTGGACGACGTGACGTTTCTGCTGCCCATTCACCGGCACCTGCGCCAGAAATTGTCCGTCATGGGTCGGCTCGAGTGGGTGGACGAAGAATTTTCCCGTTTGGAGGTCTCGCTGGGCGCACAGGCGCGCGACCCGCAAGAGCGGTATCAACGGATTCGGGGATGGGATAGTCTCAAACCGCGCGCCGCCGGAGTCCTCCGCGACCTCGCCGCCTGGCGTGAAGGCGAGGCGCGACGCCGCAACGTGCCCCGGGGACGCGTGATGCGCGATGAGGTGCTGGTTCAATTGGCGCGTCAAACCCCACGGACGCTGGAGCAACTCCGCAGCATGCGAGGCATGTATTCTTCGGAGGTCGAACGCAACGGGCAAGCGTTGCTGGCTACCATGCAGCAGGCGCTGGCGCGCCCCGAGTCCGAATGGCCGGACGTACCGCGTGATCGCAAGCCGGACCCGGAATCCACGGGCATACTGGAACTGCTGCAGGCCGTGCTCAAGTCGCGCGCGGCGGTGGAAAACATCGCGCCGACCATGATCGCCACCTCCGGCGATCTACAAGCTCTTGTCGAACGCGCCTCACCGCTGGAGGAACCGGATATTCCGGTGTTGCGTGGATGGCGACGTCAGTTGGTAGGGGAAACGCTCTTGCATGTCTTGTCCGGAGATCTCAAGGTGTGGATCGACCCGGCGGTCGGCAAACTGCGCTTCGGGCATCTCGATCGATCGTAG
- a CDS encoding CBS domain-containing protein, translated as MVTVSQLMTKQLVTVPVGTSAADAARVMNERHVGSVFIEQDDRVVGIVTESDIVRKVVGENKPVHYVPVESIMSTPVISLDERRSITEAADLMQHHHTRHLGVLKSGAIVGVLSVRDLLQPVSVDEF; from the coding sequence ATGGTCACAGTCAGTCAATTGATGACGAAACAGCTGGTGACGGTCCCGGTCGGAACGTCAGCGGCGGACGCCGCCCGAGTTATGAACGAGCGCCATGTCGGCAGCGTGTTTATCGAGCAGGACGACCGCGTGGTCGGCATTGTGACGGAGTCCGACATCGTCCGGAAAGTCGTCGGAGAGAACAAGCCGGTGCATTACGTGCCGGTGGAATCGATCATGAGCACCCCTGTCATCAGCCTGGACGAGCGCCGGTCGATCACGGAAGCGGCCGACCTCATGCAACATCACCATACCCGTCATCTGGGTGTGTTGAAGAGCGGCGCGATCGTCGGCGTGCTCTCGGTGCGCGATCTGCTCCAGCCGGTGTCGGTGGACGAGTTCTAA
- a CDS encoding winged helix-turn-helix domain-containing protein yields the protein MSDMEKMLLLVSADHTATGLLGKLLEMNGYRTCVVTTVASALSEIRARPPVLILLDRQLLVKEGGRRDQFPAAIPIIVLQPFDKSCGQDECLTELEAGFDLVFCSPHSRELLAHIRAILRRQQMPAAAPSVLRAQGLAMDTARHEVTVGGTLVELTPKEFRILHQFLLSPGVVLSRQELLNRVWGEDYALEEHALDVHIHSLRQKIEADPSKPRFVVTIRGIGYKLQAS from the coding sequence ATGAGCGACATGGAGAAAATGTTGCTGTTGGTGAGCGCCGACCACACGGCGACCGGTTTACTGGGGAAATTGCTCGAGATGAACGGCTATCGTACCTGCGTGGTGACGACCGTCGCCTCCGCGCTCAGCGAGATTCGGGCGAGACCTCCGGTGCTGATTCTCCTGGATCGACAGCTGCTCGTGAAGGAGGGCGGCCGTCGAGATCAATTTCCCGCTGCGATTCCCATTATCGTACTCCAACCGTTCGACAAGTCCTGCGGCCAAGATGAATGCCTTACCGAGTTGGAGGCCGGATTCGACCTCGTGTTCTGTTCTCCACACTCCCGCGAACTACTGGCCCATATCCGGGCGATTCTGCGTCGACAGCAGATGCCGGCGGCCGCTCCGTCTGTGCTTCGCGCCCAAGGCCTCGCGATGGATACCGCGCGCCATGAGGTAACGGTCGGAGGAACACTTGTCGAGCTCACGCCGAAAGAGTTTCGCATCCTCCATCAGTTTCTGCTCTCGCCTGGCGTTGTGCTGTCCCGGCAGGAATTGTTGAATCGCGTCTGGGGAGAAGATTACGCGCTCGAAGAACATGCGCTGGATGTCCACATTCACTCGCTGCGTCAGAAAATCGAGGCGGATCCTTCCAAGCCAAGATTCGTCGTCACGATCCGCGGCATCGGATACAAACTGCAAGCTTCCTAA
- a CDS encoding J domain-containing protein has protein sequence MRRRIGMLRAKNVDSMEFAVDFMMQERVDSYFRIEPALEEVERSLGQIEDELDRVRDVSGASRLESRLEFVEDRWDELDSEIRERPRRRRRKINLADFLKTAGGDGSPAGTSGEVNNAYDAYQLLGLEFGTPLTDVTTAFRQRAKELHPDARNGDRSSEPELRRILEAYQFLKEYLSLSNTEPPISRGDYRPTE, from the coding sequence ATGCGACGACGGATCGGCATGCTGCGCGCCAAGAATGTGGACAGCATGGAATTTGCGGTCGATTTCATGATGCAGGAGCGGGTGGACAGCTACTTTCGCATCGAACCGGCGCTTGAAGAAGTGGAACGGTCCTTGGGGCAAATCGAAGACGAATTGGACCGGGTGAGGGATGTCTCCGGCGCCTCGCGCTTGGAGTCGCGTTTGGAATTCGTCGAAGACCGCTGGGATGAACTGGACAGCGAGATACGGGAACGCCCCCGTCGCCGTCGTCGCAAGATCAACCTGGCCGACTTTTTGAAGACCGCCGGAGGAGACGGCAGTCCCGCCGGTACGAGCGGCGAGGTCAACAACGCCTACGACGCCTACCAGCTGCTGGGGCTGGAGTTCGGCACCCCGCTGACCGACGTCACCACCGCGTTCCGGCAACGCGCCAAGGAACTCCACCCCGATGCCCGCAACGGCGACCGGAGCTCCGAACCCGAACTCCGACGCATTCTCGAAGCCTATCAATTTCTCAAAGAGTACCTCAGCCTGAGCAACACCGAACCGCCCATTTCCCGCGGCGACTATCGTCCCACCGAGTAA
- a CDS encoding aldo/keto reductase codes for MTDHTTSRAPNRLIHETSPYLLQHAYNPVEWYPWGPEALAQAATLNRPILLSIGYSSCHWCHVMERESFENEATAALMNRHFVCIKVDREERPDLDEIYMQATLALNRNQGGWPMTVFLTPDQTPFFAGTYFPPSDRYGRPGFPTLLKKLAEYWEKDRDGVVAQAANLTARLRDGITAPSPTTVGEAELDLAVTQFAEDFDATLGGFGGAPKFPPATGLSLLLRCYHRTKDPHTLTMVRTTLDAMAAGGIYDHIGGGFARYSTDDRWLVPHFEKMLYDNALLAHVYVEAYQVTGHEHYRRVACETLDYILKEMTSSEGGFYSATDADSEGVEGKFFVWTPDDVRAVLQDDEAARRVCAYYDVSAAGNWEHTNVLHTAHSLETVAKDLGLSADELRQTIEQAKPKLYAARGRRTPPGLDDKVITAWNGMMIRAMAEAGRVFDVARYREAAQRACDFLLTRLSKPDGRLLRTYRAGTAHLDAYLEDYAYFAEGLIETYEAGGQERYLLAAVRLAEYILADFADEQQGGFFTTAIGHEALILRSREGPDGATPSGNAVAASVLARLSFHFAREDFRQAAAAAVRAYGRQIARYPRAFAKSLIVVDLLTNGPAEIAVVGAADAAGTQVLRAAVNRIYVPNRVLAHQVIPDAPAAHPLLQGKTLVDGQPALYVCRNFSCRRPITDPAELPALLDPQQQVAAATSAQKVLSGSLQPGHATAQGTATYAARHIHAASGPGSLAHGFGPFGATGLTVSRLGFGTYRVGLREAEQREALIKAIRSGCNLIDTSTNYMDGESEQLVGSVLQGLIRAGDLAREAVVVVSKIGYVQGQNLTQAQAREKSGKPYPEMVKYGDDIWHCIHPDFLADQLTLSLDRLGLATLDVCLLHNPEYFLSHAAKLGGNESRPLPELRVEFYRRLQRAFEYLEGQVQAGRLRGYGVSSNTSTAGADEPGATSLSRMIDAATLAAHKAGISSHHFTVLQCPMNLYESGAALVANTGPGNGRTLLEEAMRAGIAVLVNRPLNAMPAQRGGVVRLADVSVPAVEATFDEQRQKVATLEEEYRTRLAPAVAHSGQGMVPSDFFRWADELNRIRTQIQGLEHWEQIEQHMIAPHVNQVLRALAEAFTGTVAEQWESWRDRYVPELLALLRSLQREAAERSRLRTEDLHRTLNPLLPEARRAATLSQKCLWVLRSTAGVTSVLVGMRSPAYVDDALQMLRWDALSHPQPVYETCAGKK; via the coding sequence ATGACCGATCACACGACGTCTCGCGCCCCCAATCGTCTCATTCACGAAACCAGTCCCTATCTCCTCCAGCATGCGTACAACCCGGTGGAGTGGTATCCCTGGGGACCGGAGGCCCTGGCGCAGGCGGCGACACTCAACCGGCCCATCCTCCTCTCCATCGGCTACTCCTCCTGCCACTGGTGCCATGTCATGGAGCGGGAATCGTTTGAGAACGAGGCGACGGCGGCGCTCATGAACCGTCATTTCGTCTGCATCAAGGTCGACCGTGAGGAACGGCCGGACCTGGACGAAATCTACATGCAGGCGACGCTGGCGTTGAACCGGAATCAGGGCGGATGGCCCATGACCGTGTTCCTGACGCCCGATCAAACCCCCTTTTTCGCAGGCACCTACTTTCCTCCGTCGGACCGGTATGGCCGACCGGGGTTCCCGACCCTCCTGAAGAAACTCGCCGAATACTGGGAGAAGGATCGCGACGGTGTGGTGGCACAGGCCGCGAATCTGACCGCGCGGTTGCGGGACGGCATCACGGCGCCCTCCCCGACGACGGTCGGCGAAGCCGAGCTCGATCTTGCCGTGACTCAGTTTGCCGAAGATTTTGATGCCACACTCGGCGGCTTCGGCGGCGCACCGAAATTTCCGCCGGCGACGGGCCTCTCGCTGCTGCTCCGTTGTTATCACCGCACGAAAGATCCTCATACGCTCACCATGGTGCGGACCACGCTCGACGCGATGGCGGCCGGCGGGATTTACGATCACATCGGCGGCGGCTTTGCCCGGTATTCCACCGATGACCGTTGGCTGGTGCCGCATTTCGAAAAGATGCTCTACGACAACGCGCTGCTGGCGCATGTCTATGTCGAGGCCTACCAGGTCACGGGACACGAGCACTATCGCCGGGTGGCCTGCGAGACGCTCGACTACATTCTCAAGGAAATGACCTCGTCCGAAGGGGGCTTCTATTCCGCCACCGACGCCGATTCCGAAGGGGTCGAAGGAAAGTTTTTCGTGTGGACGCCGGACGACGTGCGAGCCGTCCTCCAGGACGACGAGGCGGCGCGCCGGGTCTGCGCTTACTATGACGTCTCCGCTGCCGGCAATTGGGAACACACGAATGTGCTCCATACCGCACACAGCCTGGAGACGGTCGCGAAGGACCTGGGATTGTCCGCTGATGAACTGCGGCAGACGATCGAGCAGGCCAAACCGAAACTCTATGCCGCGCGCGGGCGCCGCACCCCTCCCGGGCTCGATGACAAGGTCATCACGGCCTGGAACGGCATGATGATCAGGGCCATGGCGGAAGCAGGCCGAGTATTCGACGTGGCACGATATCGCGAGGCGGCGCAACGGGCCTGCGATTTCTTGTTGACCAGGCTCTCCAAGCCGGACGGCCGACTCCTGCGGACCTACCGCGCGGGCACCGCCCACCTGGACGCCTACCTCGAAGACTACGCCTATTTTGCCGAAGGCCTGATCGAGACCTACGAAGCAGGCGGCCAGGAGCGGTACCTGCTTGCGGCGGTCCGCCTGGCCGAGTACATCCTCGCCGACTTCGCCGACGAGCAACAGGGAGGTTTCTTCACCACGGCAATCGGGCATGAAGCGTTGATTCTGCGCAGCCGTGAAGGACCGGATGGCGCCACCCCGAGCGGGAATGCCGTCGCCGCCTCCGTGCTGGCGCGCCTGTCCTTTCATTTCGCGCGGGAGGACTTTCGTCAAGCTGCCGCAGCCGCCGTTCGGGCCTACGGCCGACAGATCGCGCGGTATCCCCGAGCGTTCGCCAAAAGCCTGATCGTCGTGGATTTACTCACCAACGGCCCCGCGGAGATCGCCGTCGTGGGGGCGGCCGATGCGGCGGGCACCCAGGTCTTGCGCGCCGCCGTGAATCGGATCTACGTCCCCAATCGTGTGCTGGCCCATCAGGTCATCCCGGATGCTCCGGCCGCGCATCCCTTGCTGCAGGGCAAAACCCTGGTCGACGGTCAGCCGGCATTGTATGTCTGCCGGAACTTCTCCTGCCGTCGGCCGATCACCGATCCGGCGGAACTTCCTGCGTTGCTCGATCCTCAGCAACAAGTCGCTGCGGCGACCTCAGCCCAGAAGGTCTTGAGTGGTTCGTTGCAACCAGGACATGCCACGGCCCAGGGCACCGCAACCTATGCCGCGCGACACATCCATGCGGCATCCGGCCCCGGCTCCTTGGCCCATGGATTCGGCCCGTTCGGTGCGACGGGCCTGACGGTCAGCCGGCTGGGGTTCGGCACCTATCGTGTGGGCCTGCGCGAAGCGGAACAGCGTGAAGCGCTGATCAAGGCGATTCGTTCTGGCTGCAATCTGATCGACACGTCCACGAACTACATGGATGGAGAGAGTGAGCAACTGGTCGGATCGGTCTTGCAGGGGTTGATCCGCGCCGGAGACCTCGCCCGGGAAGCAGTGGTTGTGGTGTCGAAGATCGGCTACGTCCAGGGGCAGAATCTGACGCAGGCGCAGGCGCGGGAGAAATCCGGAAAGCCCTATCCCGAGATGGTGAAATACGGCGACGACATCTGGCATTGCATCCATCCGGACTTTCTTGCCGATCAACTGACATTGTCGCTGGATCGGTTGGGGCTGGCCACGCTGGATGTCTGCCTGCTGCACAATCCGGAATACTTTCTCTCCCATGCCGCAAAGCTCGGCGGGAATGAATCGCGTCCGCTGCCTGAACTCCGTGTCGAATTCTATCGGCGGTTGCAGCGGGCGTTCGAGTATCTCGAAGGGCAAGTCCAAGCCGGTCGCCTGCGTGGCTACGGCGTCTCCTCGAATACCTCCACCGCGGGAGCGGACGAGCCAGGCGCGACATCGCTGTCCCGCATGATCGATGCGGCGACCCTGGCTGCACACAAGGCCGGCATCTCGTCGCATCATTTCACCGTCCTGCAGTGTCCGATGAATCTCTACGAATCCGGCGCGGCGCTGGTCGCCAACACCGGCCCCGGCAACGGCAGAACATTGCTGGAGGAAGCGATGCGGGCAGGCATTGCCGTCTTGGTGAATCGCCCCTTGAACGCGATGCCGGCTCAGCGCGGCGGAGTCGTCCGGTTGGCCGATGTGTCGGTGCCGGCAGTAGAAGCAACCTTCGACGAACAGCGCCAGAAAGTTGCGACGCTTGAAGAGGAGTATCGTACGCGTCTCGCGCCGGCGGTGGCGCACAGTGGACAGGGCATGGTACCGAGTGACTTCTTTCGATGGGCCGATGAACTGAACCGGATCCGGACGCAGATCCAGGGACTGGAGCATTGGGAACAGATCGAACAGCACATGATCGCGCCGCACGTGAACCAAGTGCTGCGGGCGCTGGCGGAGGCGTTCACCGGCACCGTGGCGGAGCAATGGGAATCCTGGCGGGATCGCTATGTGCCCGAACTGCTCGCGCTCTTGAGAAGTCTGCAACGGGAAGCGGCGGAGCGCAGCCGTCTGCGCACCGAGGACTTGCATCGCACCCTCAATCCCCTGCTTCCGGAGGCGCGGCGCGCGGCGACCTTGTCGCAAAAATGCTTGTGGGTGCTACGCAGTACTGCCGGTGTGACCTCGGTGCTTGTCGGCATGCGTTCACCGGCCTACGTAGACGATGCCCTCCAGATGCTGCGATGGGACGCCTTGTCGCATCCGCAGCCTGTGTATGAGACCTGCGCCGGAAAGAAGTAA
- a CDS encoding DUF6116 family protein, translating to MFAYGSTDRVSFLGRLLQRLNLRFPSLFLLFALLTVADFIVPDVIPLADEIGLALLTLLFGMWKERRILRSPASGRVGR from the coding sequence ATGTTTGCCTATGGTTCAACTGACCGTGTGTCGTTCCTGGGGCGGCTGCTTCAACGTCTCAATCTGCGGTTTCCGTCGCTCTTTCTGTTGTTCGCGCTCCTGACCGTGGCTGACTTCATCGTGCCCGACGTGATTCCCCTGGCCGATGAAATCGGGCTCGCGCTCCTCACGTTGCTCTTCGGCATGTGGAAAGAGCGCCGCATCCTTCGTTCCCCTGCGTCCGGTCGTGTCGGCCGTTGA
- a CDS encoding OmpA family protein, with amino-acid sequence MKCLRPFALLGLCAVASLLFLDGCASKAGTSGGKTVTPSKPRVEEQVAAAPVQEIPPPPEPTPVPLRSVEMAARNATGEQNIPFPDVLFDFDQYVLRDDALTAVEDNAKRLRDNHVTKVLLEGRCDEIGTSEYNLVLGERRALSVKRYLESLGMSQLQVDVTSYGKDRPLCLQHNPVCWQKNRSVHFVVKE; translated from the coding sequence ATGAAATGTTTGCGCCCGTTTGCCCTGCTCGGACTCTGTGCCGTCGCCTCCCTCCTCTTCCTTGACGGCTGCGCGAGCAAAGCGGGAACCAGCGGAGGAAAGACGGTGACGCCGTCCAAACCGCGTGTCGAGGAACAGGTGGCCGCCGCACCGGTCCAAGAAATTCCGCCCCCACCGGAGCCGACGCCCGTTCCCTTGCGATCGGTGGAGATGGCCGCACGCAACGCGACCGGGGAGCAGAATATTCCCTTTCCGGATGTGCTGTTCGATTTCGATCAATACGTCTTACGCGACGATGCCCTCACTGCGGTGGAGGACAATGCCAAACGGTTGAGAGACAATCATGTCACCAAGGTGCTCCTGGAAGGCCGGTGCGATGAAATCGGCACCTCGGAATACAATTTGGTGTTGGGTGAACGGCGCGCCCTCTCGGTCAAGCGGTACCTCGAATCGTTGGGCATGAGCCAACTCCAAGTCGATGTCACGAGCTACGGCAAGGATCGTCCTTTGTGTTTGCAGCACAACCCGGTGTGCTGGCAGAAAAATCGCAGCGTCCACTTCGTCGTGAAAGAGTAG
- the arsC gene encoding arsenate reductase (glutaredoxin) (This arsenate reductase requires both glutathione and glutaredoxin to convert arsenate to arsenite, after which the efflux transporter formed by ArsA and ArsB can extrude the arsenite from the cell, providing resistance.): MAEITIYQKPTCSTCREAVRLVRESGQPFTAINYYEKPFTKSQLKALLKKAGLSAREVLRTKEDLYKSLKLSDPALSEDQLLDQMIAHPDLIQRPIVEKGDKAMLARPADTISELL, encoded by the coding sequence ATGGCGGAGATCACGATTTATCAGAAACCCACCTGTTCAACCTGCCGTGAAGCGGTGCGCTTGGTGCGCGAGAGCGGGCAACCGTTCACCGCGATCAACTATTACGAGAAGCCGTTTACCAAGAGTCAGCTCAAGGCGCTGTTGAAAAAGGCCGGTCTCTCCGCACGCGAGGTCCTGCGGACGAAGGAAGATCTCTACAAGTCGTTGAAGCTCTCCGACCCCGCTTTGAGCGAGGACCAACTCTTGGATCAGATGATCGCTCACCCGGATCTGATTCAGCGGCCGATCGTGGAAAAGGGTGACAAGGCGATGTTGGCGCGCCCGGCCGATACGATCAGCGAACTCTTATAA
- a CDS encoding putative Na+/H+ antiporter: MTPTTIQVIGTILFATAITHTFATSFFQHLAHRRPAHAGLWHLLGEVEVVFGFWAAVLMAAMFITDGATAALRYIDAYPFIEPMFVFAIMVIAGSRPILQTARRSTQVLSRLLPLPSNVAFYVTVMAVVPLMGSLLTEAAAMTLAALILRDRFFRHGLSSNLQYATLGVLFVNVSIGGTLTPFAAPPILMVAATWQWDMTFMASTFGWKAAIAVFVNAVVLTVLFRRELAALPSEERQSDGAPTPFPLVAIHLFMLAGVVVFAHHPAIFMGLFLFFLGFAHAYERYQNRLLLREGLLVAFFLAGLEVLGGQQQWWLQPILSQLSEHAVFFGTTFLTAFTDNAALTYLGSLVDGLSDAFKYALVAGAVTGGGLTVIANAPNPAGLALLRNHFEEESVSPAKLALAALPPTIVAAAAFLLL; the protein is encoded by the coding sequence GTGACGCCGACGACCATCCAAGTGATCGGAACCATCCTATTCGCCACGGCGATCACGCATACCTTTGCCACCTCCTTCTTCCAACACCTGGCCCATCGGCGTCCGGCCCATGCAGGGTTGTGGCATCTCCTGGGTGAGGTCGAAGTCGTCTTTGGTTTTTGGGCGGCGGTCCTCATGGCGGCGATGTTCATCACCGATGGCGCGACCGCTGCGTTGCGGTATATCGACGCCTATCCGTTTATCGAGCCGATGTTCGTGTTTGCCATCATGGTCATCGCGGGATCCCGTCCGATCCTGCAAACGGCGCGGCGATCGACGCAGGTGCTCAGCCGCTTGTTGCCCCTTCCGTCGAACGTGGCGTTCTATGTCACGGTGATGGCGGTCGTTCCGCTGATGGGGTCGCTGCTGACCGAGGCCGCGGCCATGACCCTGGCTGCGCTGATCCTCCGCGATCGGTTTTTTCGCCATGGCCTTTCGTCGAATTTGCAATACGCCACGTTGGGCGTCTTGTTCGTCAACGTGTCGATCGGCGGTACCCTGACCCCGTTTGCCGCGCCCCCCATCCTCATGGTCGCGGCGACCTGGCAGTGGGATATGACCTTCATGGCCTCCACCTTCGGATGGAAGGCGGCGATTGCCGTCTTCGTGAACGCCGTCGTGTTGACGGTGTTGTTTCGACGAGAGTTGGCCGCGCTCCCGAGCGAAGAGCGCCAGAGCGACGGGGCCCCCACACCCTTCCCCTTGGTGGCGATTCATCTGTTCATGCTGGCCGGGGTCGTCGTGTTCGCTCACCATCCGGCCATCTTCATGGGCCTCTTCCTCTTTTTCCTCGGCTTCGCCCATGCCTATGAGCGGTATCAAAACCGGCTGCTCCTCCGCGAGGGGCTGCTTGTGGCGTTTTTTCTGGCCGGGCTGGAAGTGCTGGGCGGACAACAACAATGGTGGCTACAACCGATCCTCTCGCAATTAAGCGAGCACGCCGTGTTCTTCGGCACGACGTTCTTGACCGCCTTTACCGACAACGCCGCGTTGACCTATCTGGGCTCCTTGGTCGATGGCCTCTCCGATGCCTTTAAGTATGCGCTGGTCGCAGGCGCAGTCACCGGTGGAGGCTTGACGGTCATTGCCAACGCGCCGAACCCGGCCGGTCTGGCGCTGCTCCGGAACCATTTTGAAGAAGAAAGCGTGAGTCCTGCCAAACTGGCCCTGGCAGCTCTGCCGCCGACCATCGTCGCGGCCGCCGCCTTTTTACTCCTGTGA
- a CDS encoding NAD-dependent malic enzyme, which translates to MTTDDIGPYSNYRLTVRLALLNKPGIFAKVAALLAEEGANLGAVDIVSANAERMIRDITFDVQNEAHGERVLERLEALPEVNVLSASDRIFLLHLGGKIKVQSKVPVTTRNVLSMIYTPGVGRVCKAIAKDPSKAYAFTSKSNSVAVVTDGSAVLGLGNLGPAAALPVMEGKVMLFKELAGIDAWPICLGTQDPEEIVRVVCGIAPGFGGINLEDISAPRCFEIERALKQSLDIPVMHDDQHGTAVVLLAALTNALTVVGKRMEEVRIVVNGLGAAGTACCRILLAAGACHLVGCDKEGIVLMGEAEELRACRTDLQACIRRDRPRGAVHDALKGADVFIGLSVGNVLTRDDVERMNQDRIVFAMANPDPEIDPKVGDEASRIFATGRSDFPNQINNALSFPGIFRGALDVQADEINEPMKLAAAQAIADCVPADALSEDYIIPSVFDREVVPRVAKAVAAAARASGVARRRIKIDDDAR; encoded by the coding sequence ATGACCACGGACGACATCGGTCCCTACTCGAATTATCGTCTCACCGTCCGCCTCGCCCTCCTCAACAAACCGGGAATCTTCGCCAAAGTGGCTGCCCTGCTCGCCGAGGAGGGGGCCAATCTCGGCGCGGTGGACATCGTCTCGGCCAACGCCGAACGCATGATCAGAGACATCACCTTCGACGTGCAGAATGAAGCGCACGGGGAGCGGGTCCTCGAACGGCTGGAAGCGTTGCCGGAGGTGAACGTGCTCTCCGCCTCCGATCGGATTTTTCTCCTGCACCTGGGGGGCAAAATCAAAGTGCAGAGCAAGGTCCCGGTCACGACGCGGAATGTGCTGTCGATGATTTACACCCCCGGTGTCGGGCGCGTCTGCAAGGCGATCGCGAAAGACCCCTCGAAGGCCTACGCGTTTACCAGCAAGAGCAACAGTGTGGCCGTCGTCACGGACGGCTCCGCCGTCTTGGGACTGGGCAACCTCGGCCCTGCGGCTGCGTTGCCGGTGATGGAAGGCAAGGTCATGCTCTTCAAAGAATTGGCCGGGATCGATGCCTGGCCGATCTGTCTCGGCACCCAGGACCCCGAAGAAATCGTCCGTGTCGTCTGCGGCATCGCGCCGGGCTTCGGCGGCATCAATCTCGAAGACATCAGTGCCCCGCGCTGTTTTGAGATCGAACGCGCCTTGAAACAATCACTCGATATTCCCGTGATGCACGACGACCAGCACGGCACTGCCGTGGTCCTGCTCGCGGCGCTGACCAACGCGCTCACCGTCGTCGGCAAACGGATGGAGGAGGTCCGCATCGTCGTCAACGGCCTGGGCGCGGCAGGCACCGCGTGCTGTCGCATTCTCCTCGCTGCCGGGGCCTGCCACCTGGTCGGCTGCGACAAAGAAGGCATTGTCTTGATGGGGGAGGCGGAGGAGCTTCGGGCCTGCCGTACCGATCTACAAGCCTGTATTCGCCGCGATCGGCCCCGCGGCGCGGTCCACGACGCATTGAAGGGCGCCGACGTGTTCATCGGCCTCTCGGTGGGGAACGTCCTGACGAGAGACGATGTGGAGCGCATGAACCAGGATCGCATCGTCTTTGCCATGGCCAATCCCGATCCGGAGATCGATCCGAAAGTCGGGGACGAGGCCTCGCGCATTTTCGCCACCGGCCGCTCGGACTTCCCGAATCAAATCAACAACGCCCTGTCGTTTCCCGGCATTTTCCGAGGCGCACTGGATGTCCAGGCCGACGAGATCAACGAACCGATGAAACTCGCGGCCGCTCAGGCCATCGCCGACTGTGTGCCGGCGGATGCCCTCTCTGAGGACTACATTATCCCGAGCGTCTTCGACCGCGAGGTGGTGCCGCGCGTGGCCAAAGCCGTGGCTGCCGCCGCCCGTGCCTCCGGGGTCGCCCGGCGCCGCATCAAAATCGACGACGACGCGCGCTGA